The following are encoded in a window of Mycobacterium decipiens genomic DNA:
- a CDS encoding ABC transporter ATP-binding protein/permease gives MARGFQGVMLRSFGARDHTATVIETVSIAPHFVRVRMVSPTLFEDVEAEPAAWLRFWFPDPNGSNTEFQRAYTIAEADPAAGRFAVDVVLHDPAGPASSWARTVQPGATIAVMSLMGSSRFDVPEEQPAGYLLIGDSASIPGMNGILDTVPDDIPIEMYLEQHHDNDTLIPLAQHPRLRVHWVVRRDEKSLAQAIENRDWSDWYAWATPEAAALKNVRVRLRDEFGFPKSEIHAQAYWNAGRAMGTHRETEPAATEPVPGGAPQPESAVPAPARGRWRAQGASRLLAPLKLPLVLSGVLTALITLVQLAPFVLLVELSRLLVSGADAHRLWTVGFAAVGLLGTGAFLAAALTLWLHVVDARFARALRLRLLSKLSRLPLGWFTSRGSGSIKQLVADDTLALHYLVTHAVSDAVAAVVAPVAVLVYLFVVDWRVALVLFGPVLVYLATTSALTIQSGPRIVQAQRWAEKMNGEAGGYLEGQPVIRVFGGAASSSFRRCLDDYIGFLVAWQRPLAGKKTLMDLATRPATFLWLIAVAGTLLVTTHRMDPVNLLPFLFLGTTFGARLLGIAYGVGGLRAGFLAARHLQGTLDETELAVPQRPRELRDGDVPATVVFDHVTFGYRPGVPVIQDVSLTLRPGTVTALVGPSGSGKSTLAALLARFHDVEQGAIRVGEQDIRSLTADELYARVGFVLQETQLVHGTAAENIALAVPDAPAAQVHAAARDAQIHDRVLQLPDGYDTVLGASSGLSGGERQRLTIARAILADTPVLILDEATAFADPESEYLVQQALNRLTRDRTVLVIAHRLHTITRADQIVVLDGGRIIERGTHDELLAADGRYRRLWDTGQGDPVAVSAAQEPTR, from the coding sequence ATGGCGCGCGGGTTCCAGGGTGTCATGTTGCGCAGTTTCGGCGCGCGCGACCACACCGCAACGGTGATCGAAACCGTTTCGATCGCACCGCATTTCGTGCGGGTCCGGATGGTTTCGCCGACACTTTTCGAGGATGTGGAGGCCGAGCCCGCCGCGTGGTTGCGGTTCTGGTTCCCCGACCCGAACGGGTCCAACACCGAGTTTCAGCGTGCCTATACGATCGCCGAGGCTGACCCCGCCGCCGGCCGCTTCGCGGTCGACGTTGTCTTGCATGACCCCGCGGGCCCGGCCTCGTCGTGGGCGCGCACCGTCCAACCTGGCGCGACCATCGCGGTCATGTCGCTGATGGGCTCGTCGCGGTTCGATGTGCCCGAGGAGCAGCCAGCCGGGTATCTGCTGATCGGCGACTCGGCGTCCATCCCGGGGATGAACGGGATCCTCGACACGGTCCCGGACGACATCCCGATCGAGATGTACCTCGAACAACACCACGACAACGACACGTTGATCCCCCTCGCGCAGCACCCCCGGCTGCGGGTGCACTGGGTTGTGCGCCGCGATGAGAAATCGCTGGCCCAGGCGATCGAGAATCGTGACTGGTCGGACTGGTATGCCTGGGCAACGCCGGAGGCCGCCGCGCTAAAAAATGTGCGGGTGCGGCTGCGCGACGAGTTCGGGTTCCCCAAGTCCGAGATCCACGCTCAGGCCTACTGGAACGCCGGGCGCGCCATGGGTACCCATCGGGAAACCGAGCCGGCGGCCACCGAACCGGTGCCGGGCGGGGCCCCGCAACCAGAATCGGCAGTGCCTGCCCCGGCCCGCGGTAGGTGGCGCGCGCAGGGGGCCAGCCGGCTGTTGGCGCCACTGAAGCTGCCGCTGGTGCTCTCGGGGGTGCTCACGGCGCTGATCACGCTGGTGCAGCTGGCGCCGTTCGTGCTGCTGGTCGAGCTGTCCCGGCTGCTGGTGTCCGGCGCCGACGCACACCGGTTGTGGACGGTCGGGTTCGCGGCGGTGGGATTGCTGGGGACGGGAGCCTTCCTCGCGGCCGCCCTCACGCTGTGGCTGCATGTGGTCGACGCCCGGTTCGCCAGGGCGCTGCGCCTGCGGCTGCTGAGCAAGCTGTCGCGATTGCCGCTGGGCTGGTTCACCAGCCGCGGGTCGGGGTCGATCAAACAGCTGGTCGCCGACGACACACTGGCGTTGCACTATTTGGTTACCCATGCTGTCTCGGACGCGGTCGCCGCGGTTGTTGCCCCGGTGGCGGTGCTGGTCTATCTGTTCGTCGTGGACTGGCGGGTGGCGCTGGTCCTCTTCGGGCCGGTCCTGGTCTATTTGGCGACGACGTCGGCGCTCACGATTCAGTCCGGTCCGCGCATCGTTCAAGCCCAGCGGTGGGCCGAGAAGATGAACGGCGAGGCGGGCGGCTACCTGGAGGGTCAGCCGGTGATTCGCGTCTTCGGGGGTGCTGCGTCGTCGAGCTTTCGCCGCTGCTTGGACGACTACATCGGCTTCCTGGTCGCCTGGCAGCGTCCGCTCGCCGGCAAGAAAACCCTGATGGATCTGGCCACCCGCCCGGCAACGTTCCTGTGGCTCATCGCGGTAGCCGGCACGTTGCTGGTGACTACCCATCGAATGGATCCGGTCAATTTGTTGCCGTTCTTGTTCTTGGGCACCACATTCGGTGCCCGGCTGCTTGGTATCGCCTACGGAGTCGGGGGTCTGCGCGCGGGATTCCTGGCTGCCCGGCACCTGCAGGGCACCCTCGACGAAACGGAACTCGCCGTGCCGCAACGGCCCCGCGAACTGCGCGACGGCGACGTGCCCGCAACGGTGGTGTTCGACCATGTCACCTTCGGTTATCGCCCCGGTGTGCCGGTGATCCAGGATGTGTCGCTGACGCTGCGGCCGGGCACGGTTACCGCGCTCGTCGGTCCGTCGGGCTCCGGTAAGTCGACGCTGGCCGCCCTGCTGGCTCGATTCCACGATGTCGAGCAGGGTGCGATTCGAGTTGGGGAACAAGACATTCGATCGCTAACCGCTGACGAGCTCTACGCGCGAGTCGGTTTCGTCCTTCAGGAAACCCAGCTCGTGCATGGCACCGCCGCGGAAAACATCGCGCTGGCGGTCCCGGATGCTCCCGCCGCACAGGTCCACGCCGCGGCCCGCGACGCGCAGATCCACGACCGCGTACTTCAGCTGCCGGACGGCTACGACACCGTGCTCGGGGCCAGCAGTGGCCTGTCGGGCGGGGAGCGGCAGCGGCTCACCATTGCCCGCGCTATCCTCGCCGACACGCCGGTCCTCATCCTCGACGAGGCCACCGCATTCGCCGATCCGGAATCGGAATACCTTGTGCAACAAGCGCTTAACCGGCTGACTCGGGATCGCACGGTGCTGGTGATCGCCCATCGGCTGCACACCATCACCCGGGCGGACCAAATCGTCGTGCTCGATGGTGGCCGGATCATCGAACGCGGCACCCATGACGAGCTGCTCGCCGCGGATGGACGGTACCGCCGGCTGTGGGACACCGGCCAGGGCGACCCGGTGGCCGTCAGCGCCGCTCAGGAACCCACCCGATGA
- the mbtK gene encoding lysine N-acyltransferase MbtK encodes MTEPPSPGEVDESPIRLARERFDLPDEVRRLARPPVPSLEPPYALRVAESTDAEMLAEWMNRPHLAAAWEYDWPAARWRQHLNAQLNGTYSLPLIGSWRGTDGGYIELYWAAKDLISRHYDADPYDLGLHAAIADLPMVNRGFGPLLLPRIVASIFAMEPRCRRIMFDPDHRNTTTRRLCEWAGCAFLGEHDTPTRRMALYAMESPTAAA; translated from the coding sequence ATGACCGAACCCCCATCCCCTGGCGAGGTCGACGAATCGCCGATTCGGCTAGCCCGGGAACGATTCGACCTGCCTGACGAGGTACGACGCCTCGCCCGGCCGCCCGTCCCATCGCTTGAGCCGCCGTATGCACTGCGCGTCGCCGAGTCCACGGACGCGGAGATGCTGGCGGAGTGGATGAACCGTCCGCATCTGGCGGCGGCCTGGGAGTACGACTGGCCGGCGGCGCGCTGGCGTCAACACCTAAACGCGCAACTCAACGGAACCTATTCGTTGCCATTAATTGGAAGCTGGCGTGGCACGGACGGCGGATATATCGAATTGTATTGGGCGGCAAAGGATTTAATTTCCCGTCATTATGACGCAGACCCCTACGACCTGGGTCTGCACGCGGCCATCGCGGACTTGCCCATGGTCAACCGCGGCTTTGGCCCGTTGCTGTTACCGCGGATCGTGGCCAGCATCTTTGCCATGGAGCCGCGTTGCCGGCGGATCATGTTCGACCCGGATCACCGCAACACCACGACCCGTCGGCTGTGCGAGTGGGCCGGATGCGCATTCCTCGGTGAGCACGACACGCCAACCCGGCGCATGGCGCTCTACGCTATGGAATCACCCACCGCGGCCGCGTAA
- the mbtN gene encoding mycobactin biosynthesis acyl-ACP dehydrogenase MbtN, whose protein sequence is MATSFELDDFRALLSKAFDERVTAWTAEAEAQERFPRQLIEHLGVCGVFAEKWATDPLPDVGKLVELAFALGQLASAGIGVGISLHDSAIAILRRFGKSDYLRDICEQAIRGEAVLCIGASEESGGSDLQIVETEIRSHDSGFEVRGVKKFVSLSPIADHIMVVARSVDHDPTSRHGNVAVVAVPTAQVSVQTPYRKVGAGPLETAAVRIDTWVPADALVARAGTGLAAISWGLAHERMSIAGQVAASCQQAIGITLARMMTRRQFGQTLFEHQALRLRIADLQARVDLLRHALHGVAAQGRLDLRTAAAVKVTAARLGEEVISECMHIFGGAGYLVDETPLGKWWRDMKLARVGGGTDEVLWELVAAGMKPDNDGYAAAVGDSIA, encoded by the coding sequence ATGGCGACCAGCTTCGAACTCGACGACTTCCGCGCCCTGCTCTCCAAGGCGTTCGACGAGCGGGTAACTGCATGGACGGCAGAAGCTGAAGCGCAGGAGCGCTTTCCGCGTCAGTTGATCGAGCACCTGGGTGTCTGCGGCGTATTCGCTGAGAAGTGGGCTACCGACCCGCTGCCCGATGTCGGCAAACTCGTCGAACTCGCTTTCGCGTTGGGCCAGCTCGCCTCTGCCGGCATCGGCGTGGGTATCAGCTTGCATGATTCGGCAATCGCGATCTTGCGCCGGTTTGGCAAATCGGACTACTTGCGGGACATCTGCGAGCAAGCGATCCGCGGCGAAGCTGTGTTGTGCATCGGGGCCTCGGAGGAGTCCGGCGGATCCGATCTGCAGATTGTCGAGACCGAGATTCGTTCCCACGACAGCGGTTTCGAAGTCCGCGGCGTCAAGAAGTTCGTGTCGCTGTCTCCCATCGCCGACCACATCATGGTGGTGGCGCGCAGCGTCGACCACGATCCGACCAGCCGGCACGGCAATGTCGCGGTGGTGGCGGTACCGACCGCGCAAGTCAGCGTGCAGACGCCCTACCGCAAGGTCGGTGCGGGGCCGCTGGAGACCGCCGCGGTCCGCATCGACACCTGGGTACCGGCCGACGCGTTGGTCGCGCGGGCCGGCACGGGATTGGCTGCCATCAGTTGGGGGTTGGCTCATGAGCGCATGTCCATCGCCGGGCAGGTTGCCGCGTCGTGCCAGCAGGCGATCGGGATCACCCTGGCCCGCATGATGACTCGACGTCAGTTCGGCCAGACACTGTTCGAACACCAGGCGCTTCGGTTGCGGATCGCGGATCTGCAGGCGCGTGTCGATCTGCTGCGGCACGCGCTGCACGGGGTCGCGGCACAGGGCCGGTTGGACCTGCGCACGGCGGCAGCGGTCAAGGTCACCGCTGCGCGGCTCGGTGAGGAAGTGATCTCGGAGTGCATGCACATCTTCGGCGGGGCGGGCTACCTCGTCGATGAAACGCCACTCGGGAAGTGGTGGCGGGACATGAAACTCGCCCGGGTCGGCGGCGGTACCGACGAGGTGCTGTGGGAATTGGTGGCGGCGGGGATGAAGCCCGACAATGACGGTTACGCGGCCGCGGTGGGTGATTCCATAGCGTAG
- the mbtM gene encoding long-chain-fatty acid--ACP ligase MbtM, with translation MSELAAVLARSMQTSADDLIVLDRETSVWRRHPWPEVHGLAESVAAWLLDRDQPAAVGLVGEPTVELVAAIQGAWLAGAAVSILPGPVRGADDQRWADATLTRFVGIGVRTVLSQGAYLPRLQAVDTSDVTIGDLGMAAHTNRSATPVASEGPAVLQGTAGSTGAPRTAMLSPGAVLSNLRGLNQRVATDPTVDIGCSWLPLYHDMGLTFLLSAMLAGRPLWLAPTAAFTASPFRWLSWLSESGATMTAAPNFAYNLIGKYARRVSGVDLGALRVAINGGEPVDCDALTRFAAAMAPFGFDAGAAVPSYGLAESTCAVTVPVPGIGLRVDRVTDGSGALQHAVLGDPIPGMEVRISCDERESGYAGREIGEIEIRGTSMMDGYLGQQPINPDDWFATGDLGYFGDGGLVVCGRAKEVISIAGRNIFPTEVELVAAQVRGVREGAVVALGTGERSARPGLVVAAEFRGPNEAAARAELIQRVASSCGVVPSDVVFVSPGSLPRTSSGKLRRLEVRRCLVKVD, from the coding sequence ATGAGTGAACTCGCGGCCGTGCTCGCGCGGTCCATGCAGACCTCTGCCGACGACCTGATCGTCCTCGACCGCGAGACCTCGGTGTGGCGTCGGCACCCGTGGCCGGAGGTGCACGGGCTGGCCGAGAGCGTCGCGGCTTGGCTGCTAGACCGTGACCAACCCGCCGCGGTGGGTTTGGTCGGCGAGCCGACCGTCGAGTTGGTCGCCGCGATCCAGGGTGCCTGGCTTGCCGGCGCTGCCGTGTCCATCCTGCCGGGGCCGGTGCGCGGCGCCGATGACCAGCGATGGGCCGACGCGACGCTGACCCGCTTCGTCGGGATTGGGGTGCGCACCGTGTTGAGCCAGGGGGCATACCTGCCCCGTCTGCAAGCGGTGGATACCAGCGACGTGACTATCGGGGATCTCGGCATGGCGGCGCACACCAATCGGTCGGCCACACCCGTCGCCAGCGAAGGTCCCGCTGTCCTTCAGGGCACCGCGGGATCGACCGGCGCGCCCCGTACCGCCATGCTTTCGCCGGGCGCGGTGCTCAGCAACCTGCGTGGGCTCAATCAGCGCGTGGCCACCGACCCCACGGTCGACATCGGGTGCTCCTGGTTGCCGCTGTACCACGACATGGGGCTCACCTTCTTGCTCTCTGCGATGCTGGCCGGCAGGCCGCTGTGGTTGGCCCCGACGGCGGCGTTCACGGCGTCGCCGTTCCGTTGGTTGAGTTGGCTGTCGGAAAGCGGTGCCACGATGACCGCGGCACCGAACTTTGCCTACAACCTCATCGGCAAATACGCCCGGCGGGTATCCGGCGTCGACCTAGGTGCGCTGCGGGTAGCGATCAACGGTGGGGAGCCGGTTGACTGCGATGCACTCACCCGGTTCGCAGCAGCTATGGCGCCGTTCGGATTCGATGCCGGCGCCGCTGTGCCCTCCTACGGGCTCGCCGAGTCGACTTGCGCTGTGACCGTGCCGGTCCCGGGTATCGGATTGCGCGTCGACCGTGTTACCGACGGCAGCGGTGCGCTTCAGCACGCGGTTCTGGGCGACCCCATCCCCGGTATGGAGGTACGGATCTCGTGCGACGAGCGGGAATCAGGCTACGCGGGCCGCGAAATTGGCGAGATCGAGATTCGCGGCACGTCGATGATGGACGGCTACCTGGGCCAGCAGCCGATCAACCCTGACGATTGGTTTGCTACCGGCGACCTCGGCTACTTTGGCGACGGCGGCCTGGTGGTGTGCGGTCGCGCCAAGGAAGTCATCTCCATCGCAGGCCGAAACATCTTTCCGACAGAGGTCGAGCTGGTCGCGGCCCAAGTCCGCGGCGTGCGCGAAGGTGCCGTGGTCGCCTTGGGCACCGGGGAACGTTCCGCTCGCCCCGGTCTGGTCGTCGCTGCCGAATTCCGCGGGCCAAACGAGGCGGCCGCTCGCGCCGAATTGATCCAGCGCGTTGCGTCCTCGTGCGGGGTCGTCCCATCCGACGTCGTTTTCGTATCGCCTGGATCCCTACCGCGAACGTCTTCGGGGAAGTTGCGCCGGCTGGAAGTGCGGCGCTGCTTGGTAAAGGTGGACTGA
- a CDS encoding acyl carrier protein translates to MTSSPSTVSSTLLSILRDDLNIDVTRVTPDARLVDDVGLDSVAFAVGMVAIEEKLGVALSEEELLTCDTVGELEAAIAAKYGNE, encoded by the coding sequence ATGACCTCATCGCCGTCCACCGTCAGCAGTACGTTGCTGAGCATCCTGCGCGACGACCTCAACATTGACGTGACCCGAGTCACGCCCGACGCCAGGTTGGTCGACGACGTGGGACTGGACTCGGTGGCCTTCGCCGTCGGCATGGTGGCCATCGAGGAGAAGCTCGGAGTCGCATTGTCCGAAGAGGAGCTCCTGACTTGCGACACGGTCGGAGAGCTAGAAGCGGCGATCGCGGCCAAATACGGCAATGAGTGA
- a CDS encoding DUF3817 domain-containing protein, with protein MTTPETPEAQHAAPAFPVERIRTALLGYRIMAWSTGVWLVALCYEIVVRYVVKVDNPPTWIGVVHGWVYFTYLLLTLNLAVKVRWPLGKTAGVLLAGTIPLLGIIVEHFQTKEIKARFAL; from the coding sequence ATGACCACACCCGAAACGCCCGAAGCGCAGCACGCCGCGCCCGCATTCCCCGTCGAGAGGATTCGCACCGCTCTGCTCGGCTACCGCATCATGGCGTGGTCGACGGGCGTGTGGCTCGTCGCGCTGTGTTACGAGATCGTCGTCCGCTACGTCGTCAAGGTCGACAATCCGCCGACCTGGATCGGTGTGGTGCACGGCTGGGTGTATTTCACCTATCTGCTTCTGACGTTGAACCTGGCGGTTAAGGTCCGCTGGCCGCTCGGCAAGACGGCCGGTGTGCTACTCGCCGGCACAATTCCGCTGCTCGGCATCATCGTCGAGCACTTCCAGACCAAAGAGATCAAAGCCCGCTTCGCGCTTTAG
- a CDS encoding non-canonical purine NTP pyrophosphatase has product MLTRLLVASRNRKKLAELRRVLDGAGLSGLTLVSLNDVAPFDEAPETGATFEDNALAKARDAFAASGLVCVADDSGLEVAALGGMPGVLSARWSGSHGDDAANTALLLAQLSDVPDERRGAAFVSACALVSGSGEVVVRGEWPGMIAREPRGDGGFGYDPVFIPRDPAVGGRTAAQLSPAEKDALSHRGRALALLLPALRALAAG; this is encoded by the coding sequence CTGTTGACCCGGCTGCTGGTCGCCAGTCGCAACCGCAAAAAGCTGGCCGAGCTGCGCCGGGTACTGGACGGCGCCGGACTGTCGGGTTTGACGCTGGTGTCGCTCAATGATGTGGCGCCATTCGACGAGGCGCCGGAAACCGGTGCGACGTTCGAGGACAACGCGTTGGCCAAGGCGCGCGACGCCTTCGCCGCGAGCGGACTCGTTTGCGTGGCCGACGACTCCGGTTTGGAGGTGGCCGCGCTGGGCGGCATGCCCGGCGTGCTGTCGGCGCGGTGGTCCGGCAGTCATGGCGACGATGCCGCTAACACCGCGCTGCTGCTCGCACAGTTGTCCGACGTGCCCGACGAGCGGCGCGGCGCGGCGTTCGTGTCGGCCTGCGCGCTGGTCTCCGGATCCGGCGAAGTCGTCGTGCGCGGCGAATGGCCCGGCATGATCGCCCGCGAGCCGCGCGGTGATGGCGGATTCGGCTACGACCCCGTCTTCATTCCGCGCGACCCTGCCGTTGGCGGCCGCACCGCGGCACAGCTAAGCCCGGCGGAAAAGGACGCGCTATCCCATCGTGGCCGTGCGCTGGCTCTGCTGCTGCCCGCGCTGCGCGCGCTGGCGGCGGGCTAA
- the rph gene encoding ribonuclease PH codes for MSKREDGRLDSELRPVVITRGFTENPAGSVLIEFGHTKVLCTASVTEGVPRWRKGTGLGWLTAEYAMLPSATHSRSDRESVRGRLSGRTQEISRLIGRSLRACIDLAALGENTIAVDCDVLQADGGTRTAAITGAYVALADAVTYLSAAGKLSDPRPLSCAIAAVSVGVVDGRIRVDLPYEEDSRAEVDMNVVATDTGTLVEIQGTGEGATFARSTLDKLLDMALGACDTLFAAQRDALALPYPGVLPEGPPPQKAFGS; via the coding sequence GTGTCCAAACGAGAAGACGGCCGGCTCGACAGCGAGCTTCGCCCGGTGGTCATCACCCGGGGTTTCACCGAAAACCCCGCGGGATCGGTGCTGATCGAATTCGGTCACACCAAGGTCCTGTGCACCGCAAGCGTCACCGAGGGCGTGCCCCGCTGGCGCAAAGGAACGGGTCTGGGGTGGCTCACCGCGGAGTACGCAATGCTGCCGTCGGCCACCCATAGTCGTTCCGACCGGGAGTCGGTGCGGGGCCGGCTCAGCGGGCGCACCCAGGAAATCAGTCGGCTCATCGGCCGGTCGCTGCGCGCCTGCATCGACCTGGCGGCGCTGGGGGAGAACACCATCGCCGTCGACTGTGACGTGTTGCAGGCCGATGGCGGCACCCGCACCGCGGCCATCACCGGCGCCTACGTGGCATTGGCCGACGCAGTGACCTACCTGTCGGCAGCGGGCAAGCTCTCCGACCCCAGGCCGTTGTCGTGCGCCATTGCCGCGGTCAGCGTCGGTGTGGTCGACGGCAGGATTCGGGTGGACCTGCCCTACGAGGAAGATTCGCGCGCCGAGGTCGACATGAACGTCGTCGCTACCGACACCGGAACCCTGGTGGAGATTCAAGGCACCGGTGAAGGCGCGACGTTCGCGCGTTCGACGCTGGACAAGCTGCTGGACATGGCCCTCGGCGCCTGCGACACACTGTTTGCCGCGCAACGCGACGCGTTGGCCCTGCCGTACCCGGGTGTGCTGCCCGAGGGACCACCACCGCAGAAGGCATTTGGCAGCTGA
- a CDS encoding cyclic nucleotide-degrading phosphodiesterase encodes MSVRITVLGCSGSVVGPDSPASGYLLRAPDTPPLVIDFGGGVLGALQRHMDPASVHVLLSHLHADHCLDMPGLFVWRRYHPSRPSGKALLYGPSDTWSRLGAASSPYGGEIDDCSDIFDIRHWVDGEPVVLGGITVVPRGVAHPTESYGLRFTDTTGASLVYSGDTGSCDQLVELARGADVFLCEASWTHSPKHPPDLHLSGTEAGRVAAQAGVRELLLTHIPPWTSREDVISEAKAEFDGPVHAVVCDETFEVRRPERR; translated from the coding sequence GTGTCCGTGCGAATAACCGTGCTCGGATGCTCCGGTAGCGTCGTGGGGCCGGATTCGCCTGCGTCGGGGTATTTGCTTCGAGCGCCGGACACGCCGCCGCTAGTCATTGATTTCGGTGGGGGTGTGCTTGGCGCGCTGCAGCGGCACATGGACCCCGCGTCGGTGCATGTGCTGCTGTCGCATCTGCACGCCGATCACTGCTTGGACATGCCGGGGTTATTCGTTTGGCGTCGCTACCACCCGTCCCGGCCCTCCGGTAAGGCGCTGCTATACGGCCCCAGCGATACGTGGTCGCGATTGGGGGCGGCGTCGTCACCCTACGGCGGGGAGATCGACGATTGCTCGGACATCTTCGATATCCGTCATTGGGTCGACGGCGAGCCGGTGGTGTTGGGCGGGATCACGGTGGTGCCGAGGGGGGTTGCGCACCCGACCGAGTCGTACGGCCTGCGGTTCACCGATACCACCGGTGCGTCGCTGGTGTACAGCGGTGACACCGGTAGCTGTGACCAGCTCGTCGAGCTGGCTCGTGGCGCTGACGTCTTCCTGTGCGAGGCGTCCTGGACACACTCGCCCAAACATCCGCCCGATCTGCATCTGTCTGGTACTGAGGCCGGGCGTGTGGCGGCGCAGGCCGGCGTTCGCGAGCTACTTCTGACCCACATTCCGCCGTGGACTTCGCGTGAGGACGTGATTAGCGAGGCCAAGGCAGAGTTCGATGGCCCGGTGCACGCGGTGGTATGCGACGAGACATTCGAAGTCCGGCGGCCTGAACGGCGCTGA
- a CDS encoding CAP domain-containing protein: MTLSTAPTAQADNKRLNDGVVANVYTIQRQAGCTNDLRIDPRLQLAAEWHTNDVLSNRALNGDIGSDGSTPSDRAAAAGFRGEVAETVAINPALAISGIELINQWYNNPDYLAVMRDCKFAAIGVWSANSLDRTVVVAVYGSPA, translated from the coding sequence ATGACACTGTCCACGGCGCCGACGGCGCAGGCCGATAACAAGAGACTCAACGACGGCGTGGTGGCCAATGTCTATACCATCCAACGCCAGGCCGGTTGCACGAACGACCTTCGAATCGATCCGCGCCTGCAACTAGCGGCGGAGTGGCACACAAACGACGTGTTGAGCAACCGCGCGTTGAACGGCGACATCGGATCGGACGGATCAACACCGAGTGATCGAGCCGCTGCCGCGGGGTTTCGCGGCGAGGTCGCCGAAACAGTGGCGATCAACCCGGCCTTGGCAATTAGCGGGATCGAACTGATAAATCAGTGGTACAACAATCCGGACTATCTCGCCGTAATGCGCGACTGCAAATTCGCCGCGATCGGGGTTTGGTCAGCGAACAGCCTCGACCGCACCGTGGTGGTGGCCGTCTACGGCTCACCCGCATAG
- a CDS encoding toluene tolerance protein yields the protein MPPRMPATPELTASCTYRLDPPRRIDLATGVVAVAAAMVTTSCQGEAQPVRVTACIRADGMGTQCQTKAGWIAAEVQFRPWRAGVTYISTGTGCAFVRNPVSQVCTPMGPFSVGL from the coding sequence GTGCCACCTCGGATGCCGGCCACACCGGAGCTGACGGCGTCGTGCACGTACCGTCTGGACCCGCCACGCCGGATTGACCTCGCGACCGGCGTCGTTGCGGTGGCGGCCGCGATGGTCACGACTAGCTGTCAAGGCGAGGCGCAGCCAGTACGGGTGACTGCCTGCATTCGGGCCGATGGCATGGGCACGCAATGCCAAACCAAAGCTGGGTGGATCGCAGCGGAGGTGCAATTTCGCCCGTGGCGTGCGGGGGTGACCTACATCTCGACAGGCACCGGTTGCGCCTTTGTCCGAAACCCGGTGTCGCAGGTGTGCACGCCGATGGGCCCGTTCTCGGTCGGTCTGTGA
- a CDS encoding MlaE family ABC transporter permease encodes MVAPATVAKPLRAFGGFYSMALDTFVAMFQPPFAWREYISQSWFVARVSLLPTLMLTIPYTVLLTFIENILLTEIGAADFSGTGAALGSVRQIGPIVTVLVVAGAGATAMCADLGARTIREELDALRVMGVDPIRALVVPRVLAATTVSLALAATVILVGLSGAYFFCVYIQHVSPGAFAAGLTLIIGAPDVVIALVKAALFGLSAGMIACYKGISVGGGPAGVGNAVNETVVFTFMALFAINIVATAVAIKVTL; translated from the coding sequence ATGGTTGCTCCCGCTACGGTCGCCAAGCCATTACGAGCGTTCGGCGGCTTTTACTCGATGGCACTCGACACGTTCGTGGCGATGTTCCAGCCTCCCTTTGCGTGGCGCGAATACATCTCGCAATCCTGGTTTGTCGCGCGGGTGTCGCTGCTGCCGACGCTGATGTTGACCATTCCGTACACGGTGTTGCTGACCTTCATCGAAAACATCCTGCTGACCGAGATCGGCGCCGCGGACTTCTCCGGCACCGGGGCCGCGCTCGGGTCGGTGCGGCAGATCGGGCCGATCGTGACGGTCTTGGTGGTCGCCGGTGCCGGCGCCACCGCCATGTGCGCCGACCTGGGGGCTCGCACTATTCGTGAGGAACTCGATGCGCTTCGGGTGATGGGCGTCGACCCTATCCGGGCACTTGTGGTTCCTCGCGTGCTGGCCGCCACCACGGTGTCGCTGGCGCTGGCCGCCACCGTGATCCTCGTCGGCCTCTCCGGCGCCTACTTCTTCTGCGTCTATATCCAGCACGTCTCGCCGGGTGCTTTCGCGGCCGGTCTGACCCTGATCATCGGTGCACCCGACGTGGTGATCGCGCTGGTCAAGGCGGCCTTGTTCGGGCTATCGGCCGGCATGATCGCCTGCTACAAGGGCATCTCCGTCGGCGGTGGGCCGGCCGGTGTCGGTAATGCCGTGAACGAAACTGTCGTGTTCACCTTTATGGCTTTGTTCGCGATCAACATCGTCGCGACGGCCGTCGCGATCAAGGTGACGCTGTGA